The Algoriphagus sp. TR-M9 genome has a window encoding:
- a CDS encoding alanine racemase has translation MSYLDKITSPTLLLDEKICRANIKRMADKAARHDMKLVPHFKTAQSNQIGDWSKEYNITEITVSSVKMAEYHAGQGWVNIHIAFPFNPLEIPKLNEIAARQSMSVQLINADTARMLADQLEHTVGFFIEIDAGYGRTGVEVSDFGLIEEILLIAKNSDKLKFKGFYLHAGHSYYMPDIPELYEQTRNALSMLKHKYNSEYPHLLTRTGDTPGCAVMEDFGDIDEMGPGNFVFYDMMQVDLGSCDREDVAVCLAVPVVDIKKDKKEILVHGGGVHLAKDVLVGENGLKNFGEVVLLNENGWTITEQKSFVKSISQEHGLIKATDELLEQVKVGDILGILPIHSCMTADAMGGYMTLDGKMVDHAEGCV, from the coding sequence ATGAGCTACCTAGATAAAATAACCTCTCCTACCCTACTTCTTGACGAGAAAATCTGCCGGGCAAACATCAAGCGCATGGCAGACAAAGCCGCTAGACACGACATGAAATTGGTTCCGCATTTCAAAACTGCGCAATCCAACCAAATAGGCGACTGGTCCAAGGAATATAATATCACAGAGATTACGGTTTCCTCAGTAAAAATGGCCGAATATCATGCTGGTCAGGGCTGGGTAAATATTCATATCGCATTTCCATTCAACCCCCTCGAGATCCCCAAACTTAACGAAATAGCAGCCCGCCAATCCATGTCCGTACAGCTCATCAATGCTGATACTGCGCGCATGCTTGCGGATCAATTGGAACATACCGTAGGTTTTTTCATAGAAATAGACGCAGGCTATGGCAGAACGGGTGTAGAAGTGAGTGATTTTGGTCTGATCGAGGAAATCCTACTCATCGCCAAGAATTCAGATAAATTGAAATTTAAGGGCTTTTACTTGCATGCAGGACATTCCTATTACATGCCCGATATTCCTGAGTTGTATGAGCAAACGAGAAATGCACTTAGCATGCTGAAGCATAAATACAACTCTGAATACCCGCATTTACTCACCCGAACCGGCGACACCCCAGGCTGTGCGGTGATGGAGGACTTTGGCGATATAGATGAGATGGGGCCTGGGAATTTTGTGTTTTATGATATGATGCAAGTGGATTTAGGTAGCTGCGATCGTGAAGATGTAGCAGTTTGCTTAGCGGTACCTGTGGTCGATATCAAAAAGGATAAGAAAGAAATTCTTGTCCATGGTGGCGGGGTACATTTGGCCAAGGATGTTTTAGTAGGAGAAAATGGGCTGAAAAACTTTGGCGAGGTAGTTTTATTAAATGAAAATGGCTGGACCATTACAGAGCAAAAATCTTTCGTGAAGAGTATCTCGCAGGAGCACGGTCTCATTAAAGCTACCGATGAATTGCTGGAGCAAGTGAAAGTAGGCGATATCTTGGGGATTTTACCAATCCACTCCTGCATGACAGCTGATGCGATGGGAGGCTATATGACTTTGGATGGAAAAATGGTGGATCACGCGGAGGGCTGTGTCTAG
- a CDS encoding polysaccharide lyase family 8 super-sandwich domain-containing protein, which produces MYRLSSFLLLISLLFSSNFLFAYQVSDFELIRNRVFQEYQNSPNSAQLDKEANTVQKEIQPDGSWPDINYADKSMTGWKPDLHIKRIGIMAKAYSRKGTKFYLSASTHQRIINAMNYWTNLTPEPSSKNWWWLSISVPKEIGQLLIAMRTVEPGVPADLEEKLISWMSKTASITKSPGKDGSNLTDIAQHMIMQAALTENADLLKQAVSATSANIRISSKDGIQSDMSFHAHGPELYMHGYGREFLSGIRNIAVYIKGTSFSFTPEQIALISDFTRNGYLQSMRGKYVDYSVIGRGIARNNATRTNSGLIKQIMEIDLEEHQDEYRKAIARVDGKEPISHGITPRNIHYWRSDYTVHHRPEFMVSVNIASNRTIRTESGNGENLNGQFLTEGGMNIAVDGNEYFNIFPNWEWNKIPGTTTPENKKLRKRTNWVADSGNADFVGGVSNGLNGIAVYAMEAYRTTANKSWFFFEDKIICIGAGIEADREENIVTTVNQSLLKGEVEIAEKESFEIFPQGAESNLKKVSYVLHDQIGYYFPENSNLMLSTKNQASSWSEINANSSKKTINQDVFKLWINHKVNPKNDSYAYVILPGVENREALLSKNPSTIKILSNTSKVQAVEDEKNGLVGFVFYDKGAFESGDLRISSSAPAVVLIQKQDTHLKISLAEPTQKLTGKVSLSINSKGNNQTIDFDLPTGNKAGSTVSKTIDL; this is translated from the coding sequence ATGTATCGTTTATCTAGCTTTTTACTCCTAATCTCCCTACTATTTTCTAGCAATTTTCTTTTTGCCTATCAGGTATCAGATTTCGAACTTATCAGAAACCGAGTATTTCAAGAATATCAAAATTCTCCAAACTCAGCTCAGCTGGACAAGGAAGCGAATACCGTACAAAAGGAAATTCAGCCAGACGGTAGTTGGCCGGACATCAACTATGCTGACAAATCCATGACAGGTTGGAAGCCGGACCTGCACATCAAGAGAATCGGTATCATGGCCAAAGCCTACAGCCGAAAAGGAACCAAGTTTTACTTAAGCGCCAGTACACATCAGCGCATTATCAACGCCATGAACTATTGGACAAATTTAACTCCTGAACCAAGTTCGAAAAATTGGTGGTGGCTGAGTATTAGCGTCCCAAAGGAAATTGGACAGCTATTGATCGCAATGCGGACGGTAGAACCTGGGGTACCGGCAGATTTGGAGGAAAAATTAATCAGCTGGATGAGCAAAACAGCTTCTATCACAAAATCACCTGGAAAGGACGGTTCCAATCTCACGGATATTGCGCAGCATATGATCATGCAAGCTGCACTGACGGAAAACGCTGACCTTTTAAAACAGGCAGTTAGTGCCACCTCAGCAAATATCAGAATCAGCTCAAAAGACGGTATCCAAAGCGACATGTCGTTTCATGCCCATGGGCCTGAATTATACATGCATGGCTATGGACGTGAATTTCTTTCAGGCATACGAAATATCGCTGTTTATATAAAGGGAACCAGTTTTTCCTTTACGCCTGAACAGATCGCTTTGATTTCAGACTTTACCAGAAATGGCTACCTGCAAAGCATGCGAGGCAAATATGTGGATTACAGCGTAATAGGCCGCGGCATTGCCAGAAATAATGCCACCAGAACCAATTCAGGTTTGATCAAACAAATCATGGAGATAGACCTGGAAGAGCATCAGGATGAATATAGAAAAGCTATAGCTAGAGTTGATGGTAAAGAGCCGATCTCCCACGGCATTACTCCTAGAAACATTCATTATTGGAGGTCAGACTACACTGTTCATCACAGACCCGAATTTATGGTAAGTGTGAATATAGCATCAAACCGAACGATAAGAACTGAGTCAGGAAATGGAGAAAACTTAAATGGCCAATTTCTCACCGAAGGGGGGATGAATATAGCGGTAGATGGAAACGAATATTTCAATATTTTTCCAAACTGGGAATGGAATAAAATACCCGGTACTACTACTCCTGAAAACAAAAAATTAAGAAAACGTACGAATTGGGTAGCGGATTCTGGAAACGCTGACTTCGTAGGAGGAGTTAGCAACGGGCTCAACGGTATCGCAGTTTATGCTATGGAGGCTTACCGAACCACAGCAAACAAATCCTGGTTTTTCTTTGAAGATAAAATCATCTGTATAGGAGCTGGCATCGAAGCTGACCGAGAGGAAAACATAGTGACCACAGTCAATCAATCCCTACTCAAAGGAGAGGTGGAAATTGCTGAAAAAGAGTCTTTTGAAATTTTCCCACAAGGTGCAGAATCCAACCTAAAAAAAGTATCCTATGTACTACATGACCAAATAGGATACTATTTTCCAGAGAATTCCAACCTAATGCTTTCAACCAAAAATCAAGCTTCTTCCTGGTCAGAAATTAATGCCAATTCATCTAAAAAAACCATAAATCAGGATGTTTTTAAACTTTGGATCAATCATAAAGTAAATCCAAAAAACGACAGCTACGCATATGTCATATTACCTGGAGTAGAGAATAGAGAAGCACTCCTGAGCAAAAACCCAAGTACTATTAAAATCCTCAGCAACACTTCAAAAGTCCAAGCCGTTGAGGATGAGAAGAATGGCCTGGTAGGTTTTGTATTTTATGATAAGGGAGCTTTCGAAAGCGGAGACCTCAGAATTTCATCCTCAGCGCCAGCTGTTGTGCTCATTCAAAAGCAGGATACCCACTTGAAAATTTCATTAGCCGAGCCTACCCAAAAACTAACAGGCAAAGTATCACTGAGCATTAATTCAAAGGGCAATAATCAAACCATTGATTTTGATTTACCTACAGGAAATAAGGCTGGATCTACAGTCAGTAAAACCATCGACCTCTAA
- a CDS encoding SRPBCC family protein, whose amino-acid sequence MSAQLEITRYFSKSKEEVYQAFTTAESLKQWWGPTGFEMEVKTFEFYPEGRVHFVLKNKEGYKMWAKWIIQEIEESSKLQFINSFSNEAGETVKAPEVPFGPNWPMEMIVDLEFYEEAGKTRIDLVSLAHNASEASKQVFEENICNMEQGFGGTFDQLENYLSK is encoded by the coding sequence ATGTCTGCTCAACTCGAAATCACCAGATACTTTTCCAAATCAAAAGAAGAAGTTTACCAAGCATTTACTACCGCCGAAAGCCTAAAGCAATGGTGGGGACCGACAGGGTTTGAAATGGAAGTTAAAACCTTTGAATTTTATCCTGAAGGCAGAGTTCACTTTGTATTGAAGAACAAGGAGGGCTATAAAATGTGGGCCAAATGGATCATCCAGGAAATCGAAGAATCTTCCAAACTTCAGTTTATCAATAGCTTTTCTAATGAAGCAGGTGAAACAGTCAAAGCTCCTGAAGTTCCTTTTGGCCCGAATTGGCCAATGGAAATGATTGTGGATCTAGAGTTCTATGAAGAAGCTGGAAAAACAAGAATTGATTTAGTCTCTTTAGCTCACAATGCTTCTGAAGCTTCCAAGCAGGTATTCGAAGAGAATATTTGCAATATGGAACAGGGGTTTGGAGGCACTTTTGACCAATTAGAGAACTATCTCTCCAAATAA
- a CDS encoding DUF2306 domain-containing protein, with product MKAIFKKFGWWIFAFLCTIIGLYPALYFILDRNFGLLQSKTEELLLNPIWNAAFYTHIILGGLSLLIGWTQFPKAFRDKNRKIHKKIGMAYVTFAFFSSLAGIYIGLYATGGIVSIMGFVFLGIIWLFTTMMGWVTAKRLNFDAHEDWMIYSYAACFAAVTLRIWLPILITLHQGEFIPAYRMVAWLCWVPNMVVAFWLVRKRQVLRQSY from the coding sequence ATGAAAGCTATATTCAAGAAATTTGGCTGGTGGATATTTGCATTCCTTTGTACCATTATTGGCCTCTACCCTGCCCTTTATTTTATCCTAGATAGAAACTTCGGACTTCTCCAATCCAAAACTGAAGAACTATTACTCAATCCTATTTGGAATGCAGCTTTCTATACTCACATCATTTTAGGAGGACTTTCCTTGTTGATTGGATGGACCCAATTCCCCAAAGCCTTTCGGGACAAAAACCGAAAAATCCACAAGAAAATCGGTATGGCATATGTCACATTTGCATTCTTCAGTAGCCTTGCCGGAATATATATTGGGCTATATGCCACGGGGGGAATAGTCAGTATAATGGGCTTTGTTTTTCTTGGAATCATCTGGCTCTTTACCACTATGATGGGCTGGGTAACCGCCAAACGTCTAAATTTTGATGCTCATGAGGATTGGATGATCTATAGCTACGCGGCATGTTTTGCGGCAGTAACCCTGAGAATCTGGCTTCCAATTCTTATCACCTTGCATCAAGGGGAGTTTATACCTGCTTACCGTATGGTGGCTTGGCTTTGCTGGGTGCCAAATATGGTGGTGGCTTTTTGGCTAGTGAGAAAAAGGCAAGTTTTACGGCAAAGCTATTGA
- a CDS encoding esterase, whose protein sequence is MRKQLLLTFLSLSLIGIQSKAQEALFGAQQITSPEIHDDSRVTFRISAPNAENVQVTGDFLPTVKMETPMGEMDGPGAAELIKNEQGIWSFTTESLSPELYSYSFIVDGLRTTDPNNPFLIRDVASVTNVFLVGEGQAALYQVKDVPHGSVSRRWYDSPGLGMDRRLTVYTPPGYEQSKEKFPVLYLLHGAGGDEEAWIALGRTAQIMDNLIAQGKAKPMIVVMPNGNVIQDAAPGEGSEGMYKPNFMVPKTMDGTYEANFMDIVKFVENNYQVKANKANRAIAGLSMGGYHTMHISRYYPNTFDYMGLFSAAIMPREDATGKVYSDIDGTLKTQMDNGYELYWIAIGKTDFLYDANTEFRAKLDEMGMPYEYVESEGGHIWRNWRVYLTQFVPMLFQ, encoded by the coding sequence ATGAGAAAACAATTACTACTGACATTCCTATCCCTAAGTTTGATCGGAATTCAGTCAAAAGCACAAGAAGCCTTATTTGGTGCACAGCAGATCACTTCACCAGAAATCCATGATGATTCCCGGGTGACATTTCGTATTTCAGCACCTAATGCAGAAAATGTACAAGTTACCGGGGATTTCCTGCCTACAGTAAAAATGGAAACTCCAATGGGTGAAATGGACGGGCCTGGCGCTGCGGAATTGATCAAAAATGAGCAAGGTATATGGTCATTTACCACAGAAAGTTTAAGTCCAGAACTCTACTCCTATTCCTTCATCGTAGATGGACTACGGACCACTGATCCCAATAATCCATTTTTGATCCGGGATGTAGCTTCTGTTACCAATGTTTTTCTGGTAGGTGAAGGTCAAGCCGCACTTTATCAAGTCAAAGATGTCCCTCATGGATCTGTAAGCAGACGCTGGTACGACTCACCCGGTCTAGGAATGGATCGCAGATTGACCGTTTACACTCCTCCAGGATATGAGCAATCAAAGGAAAAATTCCCGGTTCTTTACCTTCTTCATGGCGCTGGAGGTGATGAAGAAGCCTGGATAGCTCTGGGCAGAACCGCACAAATCATGGACAACCTCATCGCTCAGGGTAAAGCTAAACCAATGATTGTGGTGATGCCGAATGGAAATGTGATCCAAGATGCAGCTCCGGGTGAAGGAAGTGAAGGGATGTACAAACCAAATTTCATGGTACCAAAGACTATGGACGGAACCTACGAAGCAAATTTCATGGACATTGTCAAATTCGTAGAAAATAACTACCAGGTAAAAGCCAACAAAGCGAATCGAGCCATAGCTGGACTATCCATGGGTGGCTACCACACCATGCATATATCAAGATATTATCCAAACACCTTTGATTATATGGGACTGTTCTCAGCGGCGATAATGCCTAGAGAAGATGCTACAGGCAAGGTTTATTCAGATATAGATGGCACGCTGAAAACTCAAATGGACAATGGCTATGAACTCTACTGGATCGCCATTGGCAAAACAGATTTTCTTTATGATGCCAATACCGAATTCAGAGCTAAACTTGACGAAATGGGTATGCCTTATGAATACGTAGAGTCAGAAGGCGGGCATATTTGGAGAAACTGGAGGGTGTACCTGACCCAGTTTGTCCCCATGCTCTTCCAGTAA
- a CDS encoding S9 family peptidase yields MKNKFILTMAAAFAASISVSHAQDKLQSMPGYEQYQEIAPQIRGSVESGALNTSWKEDGSGFEYVKDGKKYYYSLKSKSATEVGEAERPARRSWNRPARGRQYESAISPDGNVKAYTQDRNMYISKPDGSGVVAITTDGNEENQVKYGIATWVYGEELGQSTAMWWSPDSKKIAFYRFVEKDVKKYYVLLNQLSLYDSLEIEAYPKVGEPNLPVDLMVYDLETKEMTELDIRDGKPYSDGDLGTYIYDISWTPDGKELLYHSTNRRQNIMELRAADPETGKSRTVIREEWLPSFVVNSPEMKVLEDGEHFIWASERSGFNNYYLYNFDGTLVNAITTHPFEVANIVKVDEEDETLYYMARSGENHMLMQLHRVNFDGTKDTRLTDPTLNHSVDISPDGKYFVDVAQKHDVAPFTNLVNAKGKVVAELEKSDMSKFEELGLKKVEVFTFTSKDGETALHGMIHFPSDFDPNKKYPVILSNYGGPATNAFRENFTYPDPLTEYGFLVLNIDGRNVRGRGKRLLDQLYGNLGLVEMDDFAEGIKSLHDRPYFDKDRVGVYGTSYGGTTAATMLLRFPDLIHAAVANSSVTDWRLYDNIYTERFMSTLDNNLEGYNRFSLMNMADQLEGELLVFFGTADNNVHPSNSLQLIKAFQDAGKSIEVQIAPDGGHTALNRDRMMEFFIEHLVTDYKEEVR; encoded by the coding sequence ATGAAGAATAAGTTTATCCTTACTATGGCTGCGGCATTTGCTGCATCCATATCAGTCAGCCATGCTCAGGACAAACTCCAGTCCATGCCTGGCTATGAGCAATATCAAGAAATAGCGCCCCAAATCCGCGGTTCTGTAGAATCCGGAGCATTGAATACCAGCTGGAAAGAGGATGGAAGTGGATTTGAATATGTGAAGGATGGAAAAAAATATTATTACTCCCTAAAGTCAAAGTCAGCCACTGAGGTGGGCGAAGCAGAGCGTCCAGCCAGGAGGTCATGGAACAGGCCAGCGCGTGGTCGCCAGTATGAATCTGCGATTTCGCCAGATGGCAATGTGAAGGCTTACACCCAAGACAGAAACATGTACATCAGTAAGCCTGACGGGAGTGGCGTAGTAGCGATTACTACTGATGGAAATGAGGAAAACCAGGTAAAATACGGCATTGCTACCTGGGTCTATGGAGAGGAGCTCGGCCAGTCCACTGCCATGTGGTGGTCACCAGACAGTAAGAAAATTGCTTTTTACAGATTCGTAGAGAAAGATGTGAAGAAATACTATGTACTGTTGAATCAATTGAGTCTTTATGATTCTTTGGAAATCGAAGCTTATCCTAAGGTAGGCGAACCCAATCTCCCGGTGGATTTAATGGTTTATGACTTGGAAACCAAGGAAATGACTGAATTGGATATCAGAGATGGTAAGCCATATAGTGATGGGGATTTGGGTACCTACATTTACGATATTTCTTGGACTCCTGACGGCAAAGAGTTGCTTTACCATAGCACCAATAGAAGACAGAACATCATGGAACTTCGTGCTGCAGATCCGGAAACCGGAAAGAGCAGAACTGTAATCCGCGAAGAGTGGCTGCCAAGTTTTGTGGTAAATTCTCCGGAAATGAAAGTTTTGGAAGATGGAGAGCATTTCATCTGGGCATCTGAGCGCTCTGGTTTCAATAACTATTACTTGTACAATTTTGACGGGACTTTAGTAAATGCGATTACTACTCATCCTTTTGAAGTTGCCAATATTGTCAAGGTAGATGAGGAAGATGAAACGCTATATTACATGGCTAGATCTGGTGAAAATCACATGCTGATGCAATTGCACAGGGTGAACTTTGATGGTACCAAGGATACTAGATTGACTGATCCTACTTTGAATCACAGTGTGGATATATCTCCTGATGGAAAGTATTTTGTAGATGTAGCGCAAAAGCATGATGTAGCTCCCTTTACCAATTTGGTGAATGCAAAAGGAAAAGTGGTAGCCGAGCTGGAGAAAAGCGACATGAGTAAATTTGAAGAGCTGGGTCTGAAAAAAGTTGAAGTATTTACTTTTACTTCCAAAGATGGAGAAACAGCGCTTCATGGTATGATCCATTTCCCTTCTGATTTTGACCCGAATAAGAAATATCCGGTCATCCTGAGCAATTATGGAGGACCTGCTACCAATGCTTTCCGGGAAAATTTCACGTATCCTGACCCTTTGACTGAATACGGGTTCTTGGTGTTGAATATAGACGGCAGAAACGTGCGTGGCCGGGGTAAAAGACTATTGGACCAATTGTACGGGAATTTAGGTTTGGTAGAAATGGATGATTTTGCCGAAGGCATCAAGTCCCTGCATGACAGACCTTATTTTGACAAGGACCGAGTAGGAGTCTATGGTACTTCTTATGGAGGTACTACCGCTGCCACCATGCTTTTGAGGTTCCCGGATTTGATTCATGCTGCCGTCGCCAATTCATCTGTGACAGATTGGAGACTTTATGACAATATCTATACGGAGCGTTTCATGAGCACCTTGGACAATAATCTAGAAGGATATAACCGGTTTAGCTTGATGAATATGGCAGACCAGCTAGAAGGTGAACTTTTAGTTTTCTTTGGAACTGCGGATAATAATGTGCACCCTTCTAATTCACTTCAGTTGATCAAAGCTTTCCAGGATGCTGGTAAAAGCATAGAGGTTCAGATCGCTCCTGATGGTGGACACACCGCCCTGAATAGGGACAGAATGATGGAGTTCTTTATTGAACACCTAGTGACAGATTACAAAGAAGAGGTGAGGTAA
- a CDS encoding GyrI-like domain-containing protein, producing the protein MKKLSLPKITLLGIKLPSKTTNRNEQAMQDCGALWQRFEQEKVYAAIPTKLREEVYAVYFDYEGDHTAPYSYFIGCPVEDSTSCPPGLETLTIPADSFLKLTARGKMPDCVANAWREIWKSDYGRSYHFDFEIYDQRSQDWSNAEVDIYLSAER; encoded by the coding sequence ATGAAAAAACTGTCTCTTCCCAAAATTACACTTCTAGGTATAAAATTGCCTTCCAAAACTACCAACCGAAACGAACAGGCCATGCAGGACTGCGGAGCGCTTTGGCAGCGATTTGAACAGGAGAAAGTCTATGCTGCCATTCCAACAAAACTACGCGAAGAGGTTTATGCCGTTTATTTTGATTATGAGGGCGATCACACTGCTCCTTATTCTTACTTCATAGGATGCCCGGTAGAGGATTCCACTTCATGTCCTCCTGGTTTAGAGACTTTGACAATTCCAGCCGATTCCTTTTTAAAACTAACTGCGCGTGGAAAAATGCCGGACTGTGTGGCCAATGCCTGGCGCGAAATCTGGAAATCTGATTATGGGAGATCCTATCACTTTGATTTCGAAATCTATGATCAAAGAAGCCAGGACTGGTCCAATGCTGAAGTGGACATTTATTTATCAGCAGAACGCTAG
- a CDS encoding DinB family protein produces the protein MKQSLLILLMLIQGATYSFAQLTISPAKGYDHDIGNMISMLEDLRARIIRSTEGLNQAQTDFLLDEKANRIGAMIMHLAATEVYYQAYTFERRSFNEEEKAKWETALYLGEDARNEFVGKPISYYLDAWTEVRVKTKELLKTKDDDWFSSNIEGEKVSNHWAWFHVMEHQANHMGQINMLRSRLPE, from the coding sequence ATGAAACAGTCATTGCTAATACTTCTCATGCTGATTCAGGGAGCCACATACTCTTTCGCTCAGCTGACTATATCTCCTGCTAAAGGCTATGATCATGACATAGGAAATATGATTTCTATGCTGGAAGACCTAAGGGCGAGGATAATCCGCAGCACGGAAGGTTTAAATCAAGCCCAAACAGACTTTTTGCTGGATGAAAAAGCAAACCGAATCGGTGCTATGATCATGCACTTGGCAGCTACGGAAGTTTATTACCAAGCATACACTTTCGAAAGAAGATCCTTTAATGAAGAGGAAAAAGCGAAGTGGGAGACGGCACTTTATCTTGGCGAAGATGCTAGGAATGAGTTTGTAGGAAAACCAATTAGTTACTATCTGGATGCCTGGACAGAAGTTCGGGTTAAAACCAAAGAACTGCTAAAAACCAAAGATGATGATTGGTTTTCATCCAATATCGAAGGTGAAAAGGTCAGTAATCACTGGGCTTGGTTTCATGTGATGGAGCATCAGGCCAATCATATGGGACAAATCAATATGCTGAGGAGTCGCTTGCCTGAGTAA
- a CDS encoding arginine decarboxylase, which produces MNTYKDLIEQTFDFPTKEFKVENNELHFNGVNMMEIIKTYGTPLKLTYLPKISESIQNAKTYFKNAMEQHDYKGKYTYCYCTKSSHFSFVLNEALKNDIHIETSSTFDIPLVRSLYAQGKITKDTFIVCNGFKRELYKQYISELLNDGFVNCVPILDNLTEIDYYLEHVKVPFQVGIRIAADEEPKFGFYTSRLGVRYNDIIKLYEEKIKDNPNVSLKMLHFFINSGIRDTAYYWSELTRFIQKYVDLKKVAPSLDTMDIGGGWPIKTNVFFDYDYQYMAEQIVKNIKWMCGKNNTDEPNIFTEFGSYTVGESGAVLYSVLEEKLQNDKELWYMIDGSFITQLPDSWGLNQKYIMLAVNNWDAEYHNINLGGLTCDSMDYYNSEAHQYNIYLPKPEQKVQYLGFFHTGAYQESLGGYGGIQHCLIPAPKHVLIDRDEDGNVTHRLFAEDQTEESMLKTLGY; this is translated from the coding sequence ATGAATACATATAAAGATCTGATTGAGCAGACATTTGATTTCCCTACTAAAGAGTTCAAGGTAGAAAACAATGAACTGCACTTCAATGGAGTGAATATGATGGAAATCATCAAAACCTACGGTACTCCACTTAAACTGACCTATCTGCCCAAAATCTCTGAAAGTATTCAGAATGCCAAGACGTATTTTAAGAATGCGATGGAGCAGCATGATTACAAGGGAAAGTACACGTATTGCTATTGTACCAAGTCCTCTCATTTTTCTTTTGTGCTGAATGAAGCGCTGAAAAATGATATTCATATCGAGACCTCTTCGACATTTGACATTCCTTTGGTAAGAAGTCTCTATGCTCAGGGCAAGATCACCAAGGATACTTTTATAGTCTGCAACGGCTTCAAAAGAGAGCTTTACAAACAATATATTTCTGAATTGCTCAATGATGGATTTGTAAACTGCGTGCCGATTTTGGATAACCTGACGGAGATCGATTATTACCTGGAGCATGTGAAAGTGCCTTTTCAGGTTGGGATCAGAATCGCAGCTGATGAGGAGCCAAAGTTTGGTTTTTATACCTCCAGGCTCGGAGTGAGATACAACGACATAATCAAGCTTTACGAGGAGAAAATCAAAGACAATCCGAATGTAAGCTTGAAAATGCTGCATTTCTTTATCAATTCCGGAATCAGAGATACCGCTTATTACTGGTCTGAGCTCACTAGGTTCATCCAGAAGTATGTGGATCTGAAAAAGGTAGCTCCTTCACTGGATACCATGGATATTGGAGGTGGATGGCCGATCAAGACCAATGTCTTTTTCGATTACGACTACCAGTACATGGCGGAGCAAATCGTGAAAAATATTAAGTGGATGTGCGGTAAGAACAATACCGACGAACCGAATATTTTCACAGAGTTTGGAAGTTATACTGTAGGTGAAAGTGGAGCGGTGCTTTATTCTGTTTTGGAAGAAAAGCTGCAAAACGACAAGGAGCTTTGGTACATGATAGATGGCTCATTCATTACCCAACTTCCTGATAGCTGGGGTCTGAATCAGAAGTACATCATGCTGGCTGTGAATAACTGGGATGCTGAATATCATAATATCAATCTCGGTGGATTGACCTGTGATAGTATGGACTACTATAATTCAGAAGCCCACCAGTACAATATTTACCTTCCGAAACCTGAGCAGAAAGTGCAGTATTTAGGTTTCTTCCATACTGGAGCCTATCAGGAATCACTGGGTGGCTATGGAGGAATTCAGCACTGCTTGATTCCTGCGCCAAAGCACGTGCTAATCGATCGGGATGAAGATGGAAACGTTACCCACCGACTCTTCGCAGAAGACCAGACGGAAGAGAGTATGTTAAAGACTCTTGGATATTAA